The following proteins are encoded in a genomic region of Sphingobacteriales bacterium:
- a CDS encoding SAM-dependent DNA methyltransferase translates to MTQDLEKTLWATADKMRNNMDAAEYKHVVLGLIFLKYISDSFVELYNKLKEDKLSNAEDKDEYLAENVFYVPPSARWNYLQHQRAKLPSIGKDLDDAMDAIERDNPSLKGVLPKDYARPALDKKRLGELLDLIGNVGFKEKGHSSKDLLGRVYEYFLGMFADAEGKRGGQFYTPESIVKLLVEMLEPYNGRIYDGCCGSGGMFVQSEKFLEAHGGKIGDIAVYGQESNPTTYKLAKMNLAIRGIDAKIEFGDTFHNDRHKDLKADYILANPPFNISDWGGEQLQDSHLWKYGVPPIGNANYAWLQLFTNKLGPNGTAGIVLANGSMTTNAGSENLIREQMIKEGLVDCMVALPTQLFYNTQIPACLWFLARNRTNYKYRNRSNEILFIDARKLGHMTSRKNKAFSEDDIKKIAEAYHNWRNKDGKYEDLQGFCKSASLAEVEANNFVLTPGRYVGTEDVEDDGVAYEEKVAIISENLKSYFAKSIDLQKDIRKNLLKIGIEI, encoded by the coding sequence ATGACTCAAGACCTCGAAAAAACACTCTGGGCTACGGCTGATAAGATGCGAAACAACATGGATGCTGCTGAATATAAGCATGTTGTACTGGGCTTGATCTTCCTGAAATACATCTCCGACAGCTTCGTAGAACTCTACAATAAACTCAAAGAAGATAAGCTATCCAATGCAGAGGATAAGGATGAATACCTGGCTGAAAACGTGTTCTACGTGCCACCTTCCGCCAGATGGAACTACCTGCAACACCAAAGGGCCAAGCTGCCTAGCATTGGCAAAGATCTGGATGATGCTATGGATGCCATCGAAAGGGATAACCCTTCCCTTAAAGGGGTTTTGCCCAAAGATTACGCCAGGCCTGCCTTGGATAAGAAACGCCTGGGGGAACTGTTAGATCTTATCGGAAACGTTGGTTTCAAAGAAAAAGGACATAGCAGCAAAGACCTTTTAGGCAGAGTGTATGAATACTTCTTAGGTATGTTTGCAGATGCAGAAGGTAAACGTGGTGGACAGTTCTATACACCTGAAAGCATCGTTAAGCTTCTGGTGGAAATGCTGGAACCTTACAATGGTCGTATATATGATGGATGCTGTGGCAGTGGTGGTATGTTTGTACAAAGTGAGAAGTTCTTAGAGGCTCATGGAGGCAAGATAGGTGACATTGCCGTATACGGACAGGAAAGCAACCCGACCACCTACAAGCTGGCTAAAATGAACTTAGCCATCCGAGGTATTGATGCCAAAATAGAGTTTGGAGACACCTTCCATAACGACAGGCATAAAGACCTGAAAGCTGATTATATCCTGGCGAATCCTCCGTTCAACATCTCAGACTGGGGTGGTGAGCAACTGCAAGACAGCCACCTCTGGAAATACGGAGTTCCTCCTATTGGAAATGCCAACTATGCCTGGTTGCAGCTATTCACCAACAAATTGGGCCCCAATGGAACAGCAGGTATTGTTTTAGCTAATGGTTCCATGACTACCAATGCTGGCTCTGAGAATCTAATCAGAGAGCAGATGATAAAGGAAGGACTGGTAGACTGCATGGTGGCATTACCTACCCAGTTATTTTATAATACACAAATACCTGCCTGCTTATGGTTCTTAGCCCGTAACAGGACTAACTATAAATACAGAAACCGAAGCAATGAAATCTTATTCATAGATGCACGTAAGTTAGGACACATGACCAGTCGTAAGAATAAAGCATTTTCTGAAGATGATATAAAAAAAATAGCAGAAGCCTACCACAACTGGAGAAACAAAGATGGTAAGTATGAAGACTTACAGGGCTTTTGCAAGTCAGCTTCATTAGCTGAAGTGGAAGCAAACAACTTTGTATTGACACCTGGCAGATATGTAGGAACTGAAGATGTGGAAGACGATGGTGTAGCTTATGAAGAAAAAGTAGCTATCATTAGCGAGAATTTAAAAAGTTATTTTGCAAAATCAATTGATTTACAGAAGGATATAAGAAAAAATCTACTTAAGATTGGTATTGAAATTTAA
- a CDS encoding fasciclin domain-containing protein, which translates to MKRNVVIAVAVFISALLTGCKSSGTSEQADASSEGAATEAVGQSGVQDDVSNPNIVQVAVGSKDHSTLVTAVKAAGLVDALSNAGPFTVFAPTNAAFDKLPKGTVEGLLEPDKKDDLKGILEYHTYVGSLKAEYLQDGQSFEQVSGQKVTISKKDGKTFVNGTAEIVASIPTANGMIHVINEVLLPPAQ; encoded by the coding sequence ATGAAAAGAAATGTAGTTATAGCAGTGGCCGTCTTTATATCGGCGCTATTGACAGGATGTAAATCCTCCGGAACGTCAGAGCAGGCAGACGCTTCCTCTGAGGGTGCTGCCACAGAGGCTGTCGGCCAATCCGGTGTACAGGATGATGTATCGAATCCTAATATTGTACAGGTAGCTGTTGGAAGCAAGGATCATTCCACTTTGGTTACTGCCGTGAAAGCGGCAGGGTTAGTAGATGCACTCAGCAATGCAGGTCCGTTTACGGTTTTTGCACCTACGAATGCAGCTTTTGACAAATTGCCTAAAGGTACTGTCGAAGGGTTGTTAGAGCCTGATAAAAAAGATGATTTGAAAGGTATATTAGAGTATCATACATACGTCGGATCTTTAAAGGCGGAATACTTGCAGGACGGTCAATCCTTCGAGCAGGTAAGCGGACAAAAAGTTACCATATCTAAAAAAGATGGTAAGACCTTTGTAAACGGAACTGCAGAGATTGTGGCATCTATCCCAACCGCTAACGGTATGATACATGTGATTAACGAGGTCTTGCTGCCCCCTGCTCAATAA
- a CDS encoding cytochrome c codes for MLSKSQARLFFLGGTIVTFLVFIGLSWHSLSVEVPKKTHPENLTAQVIKGKQLWENNNCMGCHTIMGEGAYYAPELTKVVERRGEGYIKAALMSKTPWSPRGRKMVAYGFSEADANDLVAFLTWIGNTDLNGFPPKPDYKSTTNPK; via the coding sequence ATGTTATCAAAAAGTCAAGCACGGTTGTTTTTCCTGGGAGGAACCATCGTAACATTTCTAGTCTTTATCGGATTATCCTGGCATTCGTTAAGTGTCGAGGTTCCGAAGAAAACGCACCCCGAGAATCTAACAGCTCAGGTGATAAAAGGTAAGCAGTTGTGGGAAAACAACAACTGTATGGGATGCCATACGATAATGGGTGAAGGTGCCTATTATGCACCGGAACTGACAAAGGTCGTAGAACGTAGAGGAGAAGGCTACATAAAGGCAGCACTCATGTCGAAAACACCGTGGTCACCACGAGGCAGAAAGATGGTGGCGTATGGTTTCTCCGAAGCGGACGCCAATGACCTGGTTGCATTCCTCACCTGGATTGGCAATACGGACCTGAACGGGTTTCCGCCGAAACCGGATTATAAATCAACAACCAATCCGAAATAA